A section of the Verrucomicrobium sp. GAS474 genome encodes:
- a CDS encoding CPBP family glutamic-type intramembrane protease: MSASPSDSPLSSPYGRAVAHPAFPVLFPALLWLAFTPLLAIHPLAVYVVYPIQVFAVLIALGFQASRLGVPLAGSGAGVFRPMFSFGAGLLAFAAWAVVQTVWPMPPHGLALPGNVGEPFNPYYIFGAGAVARGEAAFRLLGAGIVLPLVAEMAIRGWLMRRLIARDFLSVPLASFTPFSFLASTVAFALFRPTACGPEIAAALILGIWFLASRNFAGVLLASIVCHLLAALDAVTAAKWVLW, from the coding sequence ATGAGCGCCTCCCCTTCCGATTCCCCGCTTTCCTCCCCCTACGGCCGGGCCGTCGCCCATCCCGCCTTCCCCGTCCTCTTCCCCGCCCTCCTCTGGCTCGCCTTCACCCCGCTGCTGGCGATCCACCCGCTCGCCGTCTACGTCGTCTATCCGATCCAGGTCTTCGCCGTCCTCATCGCCCTCGGCTTCCAGGCCTCGCGCCTCGGCGTCCCCCTCGCGGGAAGCGGGGCGGGGGTCTTCCGGCCGATGTTCAGCTTCGGCGCGGGGCTCCTCGCCTTCGCCGCGTGGGCCGTCGTCCAGACCGTCTGGCCGATGCCGCCCCACGGCCTCGCGCTGCCGGGGAACGTCGGGGAGCCGTTCAATCCCTATTACATTTTCGGGGCGGGGGCCGTCGCCCGGGGGGAGGCCGCCTTCCGGCTCCTCGGCGCGGGGATCGTCCTCCCGCTCGTCGCCGAGATGGCGATCCGGGGCTGGCTGATGCGGCGGCTGATCGCGCGCGATTTCCTCTCCGTCCCGCTCGCCTCCTTCACCCCGTTCTCCTTCCTCGCCAGCACCGTCGCCTTCGCCCTCTTTCGCCCCACGGCGTGCGGGCCGGAAATCGCCGCCGCGCTGATCCTCGGCATCTGGTTCCTCGCCTCGCGGAACTTCGCGGGCGTCCTCCTCGCCTCGATCGTCTGCCACCTCCTCGCCGCCCTCGACGCCGTCACGGCTGCGAAGTGGGTGCTTTGGTAG
- a CDS encoding transporter substrate-binding domain-containing protein — protein sequence MRPLFSSATPLLVLGLALVLLGGPASRTHAADTLTFEADPYMPYTGDSEKGETGFMVDIVKAVFEAKGYNVVYQSTSWNAVLHHAKEGRITGIVGLSKIDAPDLLFPKIEEGRAQGMFYVGIESDWKYAGAGSLDKIVLGIIADYKYNPEVGAYITKNRGDVKKIFPVLSDNSPLTALATALLDKRITTFVEDKNVVQYFLKSYDRADRLVEAGPLKASTDLYVAFSPLFLNAPELAAQLSEGVAAMRADGRLGKILAKYGVTDWATAAAAQ from the coding sequence ATGCGCCCCCTCTTCTCCTCCGCGACGCCGCTCCTTGTCCTGGGCCTGGCCCTGGTTCTCCTCGGCGGCCCGGCCTCCCGGACGCATGCCGCCGACACGCTGACCTTCGAGGCCGATCCCTACATGCCCTACACGGGGGACTCGGAAAAGGGGGAGACCGGTTTCATGGTCGACATCGTGAAGGCGGTCTTCGAGGCGAAGGGCTATAACGTCGTCTACCAGTCGACCTCCTGGAACGCCGTCCTCCACCACGCGAAGGAAGGGCGGATCACCGGCATCGTCGGCCTGAGCAAGATCGACGCCCCCGACCTCCTCTTCCCGAAGATCGAGGAAGGCCGGGCGCAGGGGATGTTCTACGTCGGCATCGAGAGCGACTGGAAGTACGCCGGGGCCGGGAGCCTCGACAAGATCGTCCTCGGCATCATCGCCGACTACAAATACAACCCCGAGGTCGGCGCCTACATCACGAAGAACCGGGGCGACGTGAAGAAGATCTTCCCCGTCCTCAGCGACAACAGCCCGCTGACCGCCCTCGCCACCGCCCTCCTCGACAAGCGGATCACGACCTTCGTCGAGGACAAGAACGTCGTCCAATACTTCCTCAAGAGCTACGACAGGGCCGACCGGCTCGTCGAGGCCGGGCCGCTGAAGGCGTCGACCGACCTCTACGTCGCCTTCTCCCCGCTCTTCCTCAACGCGCCGGAGCTCGCCGCCCAGCTCTCCGAGGGCGTCGCCGCGATGCGCGCCGACGGCCGCCTCGGCAAGATCCTCGCCAAATACGGGGTGACCGACTGGGCGACGGCCGCCGCCGCGCAATAG
- a CDS encoding Npt1/Npt2 family nucleotide transporter — protein sequence MKSAASSLSLFSARLRLRLAPGEGAMLAALTALFFCRGAAAVCFDTAAGTAFLSEFGAARLPFIYLGGALAGVAFGTLYVRLAARPGMGAQRLLPGTLAVALGVALGAALAVRHPALACAAMLWKEIAFNFLNIVVWGTASRLFDVRQGKRLFGFVAAGGIAANIAAGLAVPALARWGGVPGLFSVSAAALAAGLAVLLGILRAFPEKFAAGPSSPHVRPGKSEAAAPEEGGGGGGLWRSLAEDRYLRLFLFLSVLSNFAFFFTDFLYFDRLDAMFHTEENLAAFMGRFSAWVGVGQLVLSLFLSGTILSRFGLAAALAVLPWACGFAVSGAVGALSLFGTGGGFFWLIIAAKLADEVFRAALLGPAFRILYQPLPEDEQFVFQARAESVIDPAGAGLAGGLLLLLTVAWAVPPAWLCGLLALFLVGWIVVARKMGGEYGRRLARALTRRRLSGTALTLDDASVALLLKMAGSADPGAVLHALDLLERADRPEWPQLLAAALRHEAEEVRLWAIERIGRTGTRSPAPWEAPLRALWIPGGAAEARIARAALGAAIRLGHAEALRFAQARFPGCDGETRREVLAAFLARSAPAPEEGGVESGPDAWADERLAGLLRSGTASDRLEGIAVLTRLGAETRSDPLSWRTALLPLLFDPDESVRLAALRAALPLAGEELVSPLLAALRERPFRPAAAAALHACGPAAVGPLGVVANGAETFPASARRVALRLLGRAEAGTTAWDHAREALLSAPDDEDKVLRQERLRALAQTGWTVPRRDRAAWLARLTEEAGEAAGFDHLARLLAAHPPLREALEREAREARLQILRLLSLFPGGRELRALETVLVGERARPGAASPSPALSLAASRRRAKALELLDTLLPAEAKGVVLPLFDPAPASPTNKGDPAALLLDLIAAPRSEILPWTRACALYALGGSAHAQPRAGTLKSALPALRASVEDEEEEAFVRETARWAEGRILALAPTPGH from the coding sequence GTGAAGTCCGCCGCCTCCTCCCTCTCCCTCTTCTCCGCCCGGCTCCGCCTTCGGCTGGCGCCGGGCGAGGGGGCGATGCTGGCGGCGTTGACGGCCCTCTTCTTCTGCCGGGGCGCGGCGGCGGTCTGCTTCGACACGGCGGCGGGGACCGCCTTCCTCTCGGAGTTCGGCGCGGCCCGCCTTCCCTTCATCTACCTCGGCGGGGCGCTGGCGGGGGTCGCCTTCGGGACCCTCTACGTGAGGCTCGCCGCCCGGCCCGGGATGGGGGCACAGCGGCTCCTCCCGGGGACGCTCGCCGTGGCCCTCGGCGTCGCGCTGGGGGCTGCCCTCGCCGTCCGCCACCCGGCCCTCGCCTGCGCCGCGATGCTGTGGAAGGAGATCGCCTTCAACTTCCTCAACATCGTCGTCTGGGGGACGGCGAGCCGCCTCTTCGACGTCCGGCAGGGGAAGCGGCTCTTCGGCTTCGTCGCCGCCGGGGGGATCGCGGCGAACATCGCCGCGGGCCTCGCCGTCCCGGCCCTCGCCCGCTGGGGCGGCGTCCCCGGCCTCTTCTCCGTCTCGGCGGCGGCCCTCGCGGCAGGGCTGGCCGTCCTCCTCGGCATCCTCCGGGCCTTCCCGGAGAAATTCGCCGCCGGCCCCTCCTCCCCCCACGTCAGGCCGGGGAAGAGCGAAGCCGCCGCGCCGGAGGAAGGCGGGGGCGGCGGCGGTCTCTGGCGCTCCCTCGCGGAGGACCGCTACCTGCGGCTCTTCCTCTTCCTCTCGGTCCTCTCGAACTTCGCCTTCTTCTTCACCGACTTCCTCTACTTCGACCGCCTCGACGCGATGTTCCACACCGAGGAGAACCTCGCCGCCTTCATGGGCCGCTTCTCCGCCTGGGTCGGCGTCGGGCAGCTCGTCCTCAGCCTCTTCCTCTCCGGGACGATCCTCAGCCGCTTCGGCCTCGCCGCCGCCCTCGCCGTCCTGCCGTGGGCCTGCGGCTTCGCCGTCTCGGGGGCGGTCGGGGCGCTCTCCCTCTTCGGGACGGGCGGCGGCTTCTTCTGGCTCATCATCGCGGCGAAGCTCGCCGACGAGGTCTTCCGCGCCGCCCTCCTCGGCCCCGCCTTCCGCATTCTCTACCAGCCCCTTCCCGAGGACGAACAGTTCGTGTTCCAGGCGCGGGCCGAGTCGGTGATCGATCCCGCCGGGGCGGGCCTCGCGGGGGGGCTCCTCCTGCTCCTCACCGTCGCGTGGGCCGTCCCTCCCGCGTGGCTCTGCGGCCTCCTCGCCCTCTTCCTCGTCGGCTGGATCGTCGTCGCCCGGAAGATGGGCGGCGAATACGGGCGGCGGCTGGCCCGGGCGCTGACCCGGCGGCGGCTCTCCGGGACCGCCCTGACCCTCGACGACGCCTCGGTCGCCCTCCTCCTGAAAATGGCGGGGAGCGCCGATCCCGGCGCCGTCCTCCACGCCCTCGACCTCCTCGAACGGGCCGACCGCCCCGAATGGCCGCAGCTCCTCGCCGCCGCCCTCCGGCACGAGGCGGAGGAAGTCCGGCTCTGGGCGATCGAACGCATCGGGCGGACGGGAACCCGCTCCCCCGCGCCCTGGGAAGCGCCGCTGCGGGCCCTCTGGATCCCGGGCGGCGCGGCCGAGGCCCGCATCGCCCGGGCGGCACTCGGCGCGGCGATCCGCCTCGGCCATGCGGAGGCCCTCCGCTTCGCGCAGGCCCGTTTCCCCGGCTGCGACGGGGAGACCCGCCGGGAAGTGCTCGCCGCCTTCCTCGCCCGGTCCGCTCCCGCGCCGGAGGAAGGGGGCGTCGAGTCCGGACCCGACGCCTGGGCCGACGAACGGCTGGCCGGGCTCCTCCGATCGGGAACCGCGAGCGACCGCCTCGAGGGGATCGCCGTCCTCACCCGCCTCGGAGCCGAAACCCGTTCCGATCCTCTCAGTTGGCGCACCGCCCTCCTCCCCCTCCTCTTCGATCCCGACGAGAGCGTCCGCCTCGCCGCGCTCCGCGCCGCCCTTCCCCTCGCCGGGGAGGAACTCGTCTCGCCCCTCCTCGCCGCCCTCCGGGAGCGCCCCTTCCGCCCGGCCGCCGCCGCCGCCCTCCACGCCTGCGGCCCCGCGGCGGTCGGCCCCCTCGGCGTCGTCGCGAACGGGGCCGAGACCTTCCCCGCCTCGGCCCGCCGCGTCGCCCTCCGGCTCCTCGGCCGCGCCGAGGCGGGCACAACAGCCTGGGACCACGCCCGGGAGGCCCTCCTCTCCGCTCCCGACGACGAGGACAAGGTCCTCCGGCAGGAACGGCTCCGCGCCCTCGCGCAGACCGGCTGGACCGTCCCGCGCCGGGACCGTGCCGCCTGGCTCGCCCGCCTGACGGAGGAAGCCGGGGAAGCCGCCGGGTTCGACCACCTCGCCCGCCTCCTCGCCGCCCATCCCCCGCTCCGCGAGGCCCTCGAGCGCGAGGCCCGCGAAGCCCGCCTCCAGATCCTCCGCCTCCTCTCCCTCTTCCCGGGGGGCCGGGAACTCCGCGCGCTGGAGACCGTCCTCGTCGGCGAACGGGCCCGTCCGGGAGCGGCCTCCCCCTCGCCCGCCCTCTCCCTCGCCGCCTCCCGCCGCCGCGCCAAGGCCCTCGAACTCCTCGACACCCTCCTCCCCGCCGAGGCGAAAGGCGTCGTCCTCCCCCTCTTCGATCCCGCCCCCGCCTCCCCCACCAACAAGGGCGATCCCGCCGCCCTCCTCCTCGACCTGATCGCCGCCCCCCGCAGCGAGATCCTTCCCTGGACCCGGGCCTGCGCCCTCTACGCCCTCGGCGGGAGCGCCCACGCCCAACCCCGCGCCGGGACCCTGAAATCGGCGCTTCCCGCCCTCCGCGCTTCCGTGGAGGATGAAGAGGAGGAAGCCTTCGTCCGCGAGACCGCCCGCTGGGCCGAAGGCCGCATCCTCGCCCTCGCCCCCACCCCCGGCCATTGA
- a CDS encoding cyclic nucleotide-binding domain-containing protein, with translation MLTIEKVMLLKSASVFSGVPEEMLVALAETAREREFAPGAPIFAEGEEGTCLYVIALGAVRIHKGDHLLARLGARQVFGELAALDPEPRSASATADDAGALLFEIGNEALYELLADHAEVARDIIAVLCRRLRDAGKR, from the coding sequence ATGCTGACGATTGAAAAAGTGATGCTGCTGAAGTCGGCCAGCGTCTTCTCCGGCGTCCCGGAGGAGATGCTCGTCGCCCTCGCCGAGACGGCGCGGGAGCGGGAGTTCGCCCCCGGCGCGCCGATCTTCGCCGAGGGCGAGGAAGGGACCTGCCTCTACGTCATCGCCCTCGGGGCCGTCCGCATCCACAAGGGGGACCACCTCCTCGCCCGCCTCGGCGCGCGGCAGGTCTTCGGCGAGCTCGCCGCCCTCGACCCCGAGCCCCGCTCCGCCTCCGCGACCGCCGACGACGCCGGGGCCCTCCTCTTCGAGATCGGCAACGAGGCCCTCTACGAACTCCTCGCCGACCACGCCGAAGTCGCCCGCGACATCATCGCCGTCCTCTGCCGCCGCCTCCGCGACGCCGGGAAGCGGTAG
- a CDS encoding SRPBCC family protein has protein sequence MPLIIVTHFIQAPPERVFDLALSVDLHAEAAYPAQATAIAGVTRGLLGPGDAVTWRARQFGLSQTLTSRITAFARPGHFRDSMVEGPFRRFDHDHFFTARDGGTVVEDRFDFTTPCGWLGSLADALFLRAHMRRLIAAQAAAVRKAAENDGGDGWRRYLGER, from the coding sequence ATGCCCCTCATTATCGTCACTCATTTCATCCAGGCCCCGCCGGAGCGGGTCTTCGATCTCGCTCTCAGCGTCGACCTCCATGCCGAGGCCGCCTACCCGGCGCAGGCCACGGCGATCGCCGGGGTCACCCGGGGGCTTCTCGGTCCCGGCGACGCGGTGACGTGGCGGGCGCGGCAGTTCGGCCTCTCCCAGACGCTGACCAGCCGGATCACCGCCTTCGCCCGGCCCGGGCATTTCCGGGATTCGATGGTGGAGGGTCCGTTCCGACGCTTCGACCACGATCATTTCTTCACCGCGCGGGACGGCGGGACCGTCGTCGAGGACCGTTTCGATTTCACGACGCCCTGCGGCTGGCTGGGATCGCTCGCGGATGCCCTGTTCCTGCGCGCCCACATGCGCAGGTTGATCGCGGCCCAGGCGGCGGCGGTCCGGAAGGCCGCCGAGAACGACGGGGGCGACGGCTGGAGGCGTTACCTCGGGGAGAGGTGA
- a CDS encoding TIGR01777 family oxidoreductase, with translation MKIVIPGGTGQVGTLLARAFHRDGHEVVVLSRRAGPPAAVPWRVVPWDGRTAGGWEAELEGADAVINLAGRSVNCRYTAANRKEIVDSRLDSTRVLGEAIVRAARPPRVWLQASTATIYAHRYDAANDEEGLLGGDEPGAPETWNFSIAVATAWEKTALAALAGVPLPATRLVLLRSAIVMTPGAGGPFDLLRRLVRLGLGGRSGDGRQYVSWIHGDDFVRAVSWLIGNGAISGHINLAAPHPLPNGAFMAGLRRAARIPGGFGLPTPGWLLEIAAFFLRTETELILKSRRVVPARLLREGFAFRFPQWGEAARDLCQTEGER, from the coding sequence ATGAAAATCGTCATTCCCGGAGGGACCGGCCAGGTCGGCACCCTCCTTGCCCGCGCCTTCCATCGGGACGGCCATGAAGTCGTCGTCCTCAGCCGCCGGGCGGGGCCGCCCGCCGCCGTTCCGTGGCGCGTGGTGCCGTGGGACGGGCGGACGGCGGGGGGCTGGGAGGCGGAACTGGAGGGGGCCGACGCGGTGATCAACCTCGCGGGGCGGAGTGTGAATTGCCGCTATACGGCGGCGAACCGGAAGGAGATCGTCGACTCCCGCCTCGACTCGACGCGGGTCCTCGGCGAGGCGATTGTCCGCGCGGCGCGACCGCCGCGTGTCTGGCTCCAGGCCAGCACGGCGACGATCTACGCCCATCGTTACGACGCGGCGAACGACGAGGAGGGCCTCCTGGGAGGCGACGAGCCGGGAGCGCCCGAGACCTGGAACTTCAGCATCGCGGTGGCGACGGCGTGGGAAAAGACGGCGCTGGCGGCGCTGGCCGGGGTCCCCCTCCCGGCGACCCGCCTCGTCCTCCTCCGCTCGGCGATCGTGATGACGCCGGGGGCGGGCGGCCCGTTCGACCTCCTGCGGCGGCTCGTCCGCCTCGGCCTCGGGGGCCGGTCGGGCGACGGGCGGCAATATGTCTCGTGGATCCACGGGGACGATTTCGTCCGCGCCGTCTCCTGGCTGATCGGCAACGGGGCGATCTCGGGCCACATCAACCTGGCCGCGCCCCATCCGCTGCCGAACGGGGCCTTCATGGCGGGGCTCCGCCGCGCCGCGCGGATTCCCGGCGGCTTCGGCCTTCCGACCCCGGGCTGGCTGCTGGAGATCGCCGCGTTCTTCCTGCGGACCGAGACCGAGCTGATCCTGAAGAGCCGCCGCGTGGTCCCGGCCCGGCTCCTCCGGGAAGGCTTTGCCTTCCGGTTTCCCCAGTGGGGCGAGGCCGCCCGCGACCTGTGCCAGACCGAGGGAGAACGCTGA
- a CDS encoding MBOAT family protein → MIFLSALAAAWFLLVAALYLLPGTALRRAAGWFFPLAGWAAGIGCGAALAPWQRLIVASAAMLYLLKGSVLFRYPRDRIAAFPKTGLFVYLTLWPGIDAAPFERRVAAELPEGESARFFQGYRTMLGGLVLALLLALLEPALPPAVVAWAGLLAILLAVHRGYAEILAYLMRAAGWPVAPLFDHPFRSASLHDFWSRRWNLAFVQLGRILLFPTLRRKLGAAGSIAAIFVLSGLLHESALSYPAGGGWGGPFCYFVLQGILVLAERGALRIEARWPAPARRVWTWFWLLAPAPLLFHGPFMEALILPLYHHLHLALAARPVGWYLNLALWLATVGHLFAIAAGVQLPWRLQWKRDFAKLEPFNRKIFVTYYGTIGLTIVSFFLLTAVLHAEMLAGGKSALALTGFIAVFWTMRLTVDFFYFDHRDWPKGPQFVIGHTLLTSLFIAMAGTFWALVLRHLV, encoded by the coding sequence ATGATCTTCCTCTCCGCCCTCGCCGCCGCTTGGTTCCTCCTGGTCGCCGCCCTCTACCTCCTTCCCGGCACGGCGCTGCGCCGGGCGGCGGGCTGGTTCTTTCCGCTCGCGGGCTGGGCGGCGGGGATCGGGTGCGGGGCGGCGCTGGCGCCCTGGCAGCGGCTGATCGTCGCCTCGGCGGCGATGCTCTACCTGCTGAAGGGCTCGGTCCTCTTCCGTTATCCCCGGGACCGGATCGCGGCGTTCCCGAAGACGGGCCTGTTCGTCTACCTGACGCTGTGGCCGGGCATCGATGCTGCGCCCTTCGAAAGGCGGGTGGCGGCCGAGCTGCCGGAGGGGGAGAGTGCCCGCTTTTTCCAGGGATACCGGACGATGCTCGGCGGCTTGGTCTTGGCGCTTCTCCTTGCCCTCTTGGAGCCTGCGCTGCCGCCCGCCGTCGTCGCCTGGGCGGGGCTCCTCGCGATTCTGCTGGCGGTCCATCGCGGCTATGCGGAGATCCTGGCTTACCTGATGCGGGCGGCGGGCTGGCCGGTCGCTCCGCTCTTCGACCACCCCTTCCGCAGCGCCTCGCTCCACGATTTCTGGAGCCGCCGCTGGAATCTCGCCTTTGTCCAGCTGGGGAGGATCCTCCTTTTCCCGACGCTCCGGCGGAAGCTTGGGGCGGCGGGGTCGATCGCGGCCATCTTCGTTCTCTCCGGGCTGCTCCACGAGAGCGCCCTCAGCTATCCCGCCGGAGGGGGGTGGGGCGGGCCGTTCTGCTATTTCGTCCTGCAGGGAATCCTGGTGCTGGCGGAGCGCGGCGCGCTGCGGATCGAGGCGAGGTGGCCGGCCCCGGCGCGGAGGGTCTGGACCTGGTTCTGGCTCCTGGCCCCGGCCCCGCTCCTCTTCCACGGGCCGTTCATGGAGGCCCTGATCCTTCCGCTCTATCACCACCTCCACCTCGCGCTCGCGGCCCGGCCTGTCGGCTGGTATCTGAACCTTGCGCTGTGGCTCGCCACCGTCGGCCATCTCTTCGCGATTGCGGCCGGGGTCCAGCTTCCCTGGCGGCTGCAGTGGAAGAGGGACTTCGCGAAGCTCGAGCCTTTCAACCGGAAGATCTTCGTGACCTACTACGGCACGATCGGGCTGACGATCGTCAGTTTCTTCCTGCTGACCGCCGTGCTCCATGCGGAGATGCTCGCGGGAGGGAAGAGCGCGCTGGCGCTCACCGGATTCATCGCCGTCTTCTGGACGATGCGCCTCACCGTCGATTTCTTTTACTTCGACCACCGGGACTGGCCCAAGGGTCCCCAGTTCGTGATCGGCCATACCCTCCTCACCAGCCTCTTCATCGCCATGGCCGGAACCTTCTGGGCTTTGGTCCTGCGGCATCTCGTCTGA
- a CDS encoding MarR family transcriptional regulator → MSEKPAETEALKKARDEFISHWGTMGSAWGINRTMAQIHALLMVSERPLTTDEVMAELEISRGNAHQNLHELIDWGLVRSVIVKGERKDYYESEKDVWKMFCTIARNRKRREIEPVLGVLRECEAQTRSLKGEKAATFNRQVKALGEFVGLADSMMERISRSEQSALMPVALKFLGKKI, encoded by the coding sequence ATGAGCGAGAAACCCGCCGAGACCGAGGCCCTGAAGAAGGCCCGCGACGAGTTCATCTCCCATTGGGGGACGATGGGGAGCGCCTGGGGGATCAACCGGACGATGGCCCAGATCCACGCCCTCCTGATGGTCAGCGAGCGGCCCCTGACGACCGACGAGGTGATGGCCGAGCTGGAGATCAGCCGGGGCAACGCCCACCAGAACCTCCACGAGCTGATCGACTGGGGCCTGGTCCGCAGCGTGATCGTGAAGGGGGAGCGGAAGGATTACTACGAGTCGGAGAAGGATGTCTGGAAGATGTTCTGCACGATCGCCCGGAACCGGAAGCGGCGGGAGATCGAGCCGGTCCTCGGCGTCCTGCGCGAGTGCGAGGCGCAGACGCGCTCCCTGAAGGGGGAGAAGGCGGCGACGTTCAACAGGCAGGTGAAGGCGCTCGGGGAATTCGTCGGGCTCGCCGACTCGATGATGGAGCGGATCTCCCGTTCGGAGCAAAGCGCCCTGATGCCCGTCGCCCTGAAGTTCCTCGGGAAGAAAATCTGA